From a single Mus caroli chromosome X, CAROLI_EIJ_v1.1, whole genome shotgun sequence genomic region:
- the Spin4 gene encoding spindlin-4 encodes MSPPTVPPTGVDGVSAYLMKKRHTHKKQRRKPTFLTHRNIVGCRIQHGWKEGNEPVEQWKGTVLEQVSVKPTLYIIKYDGKDSVYGLELHRDKRVLALEILPERVPSPRIDSRLADSLVGKAVGHVFEGEHGKKDEWKGMVLARAPIMDTWFYITYEKDPVLYMYTLLDDYKDGDLRIIPDSNYYFPAAEQEPGEVLDSLVGKQVEHAKDDGSKRTGIFIHQVVAKPSVYFIKFDDDIHIYVYGLVKTP; translated from the coding sequence ATGTCTCCTCCGACGGTGCCTCCTACTGGGGTGGATGGTGTGTCCGCGTACCTGATGAAGAAAAGGCACACTCACAAGAAGCAGAGGCGTAAGCCCACTTTCCTCACTCATAGGAACATCGTGGGCTGCCGCATTCAACACGGCTGGAAAGAAGGCAATGAGCCCGTGGAGCAATGGAAAGGTACTGTGCTCGAGCAGGTCTCCGTGAAGCCCACTCTGTATATCATCAAATATGATGGCAAAGACAGTGTGTACGGACTGGAACTGCACAGAGATAAGAGAGTTTTAGCGCTGGAGATTCTTCCTGAGAGAGTTCCTTCTCCTCGCATTGACTCTCGCCTGGCCGATTCCCTGGTTGGGAAGGCAGTGGGACATGTGTTCGAAGGTGAGCACGGCAAGAAAGACGAGTGGAAGGGTATGGTGTTGGCGCGAGCCCCCATCATGGATACTTGGTTTTACATCACCTACGAGAAAGATCCGGTTCTCTATATGTACACCCTGCTGGACGACTACAAAGATGGTGACCTGCGTATCATTCCAGATTCCAACTACTACTTCCCTGCAGCTGAACAGGAGCCCGGGGAGGTGCTCGACAGCCTTGTGGGCAAGCAGGTGGAACATGCCAAAGACGACGGGTCCAAGAGAACTGGGATCTTTATTCATCAGGTGGTAGCCAAGCCATCTGTCTACTTCATTAAGTTTGATGATGATATTCACATTTATGTCTATGGCTTGGTGAAAACCCCGTAA